The region TCGAAATGACCGACGCGAAAATCGGCCGGTCAATAAAGAAGCGCAACATCAATTAACCCTCCTGGTCGCTGGCATTTTGGTCGGCGTTGGTGACTTGCACGGCGGCGCCGTCTCTCAGCGCCACCTGACCATTGATCACCAACTGGCTGCCGGCCTCGAGCCCTTCAAGAATGAGCTGGCGACCGTCGATCACCGGGCCGAGCTTCACGGCCTGGGCGGAGGCGGTGTTGTCTTCACCGATGGTGAACACTTGAGGGCCTTCCGGGCCCTGGCCCACGGCGGTGGGGTCCACCAGGATGGCGTTGTCGTAGTCCGCCAGAGCCAGGCGAATGCGCACAAACTGGCCGGGAATCAGCTCGCTGTCCGGGTTGGGGAAAACCGCACGCATCTGCACGCTACCGGTCATCGGGTCGATGCGACGATCGGCAAAATCCACCTGGCCGGCGCGGGCATACTCACTGCCGTCGGGCAGCACCAGGCGGGCCTCTCGCTCGGAATCGTCGTTCCGGAGCGCTTCACGAGCGACGCGCTGGGCGGTGGCGTCTTCCTCGGGCAGGGCGAAATAAATGTGCACCGGATCGTGCTGAACGATATGGGTCAGAACGGTGCCGGCCTCTACCAGGTTGCCCTCGGTGAGCGCCTCCATACTGGTCAGCCCTGACACCGGCGCTTCTACCCGCGAGTAGCGCAACTGGCGACGGGCATTGCTCAGGGCGGACTCGGCCGCCTCCAGGCGGGCATCGGCGGCGCGGCTGTCGGCGCGGGCCTGATCGCGCTCGCGCTCACTGACCGCATTGCGCTCGAACAGACCTTTCACCCGCTCCCATTCGCGCTCGGCACGCAGTTGCTGAGCCTCGGCACTGGCCAGCTCGGCTTCGGCGGCTTTTACCGCGTCCTGGTAGGTGTCGGGCTCGATCTGAAACAGCGTCTGCCCGGCTTCCACCGCCGTGCCTTCTTCATAATTGCGCGACTCCAGAATACCGGACACCCGGGCGCGCACACTCACTTCGGTGGCGCCGCGTACCCGGCCCGGGTACTCCACCTGATGTTGCGCGGCTTGCGCCTGCACTTCGGTGGTGGTCACCGGTGACGGTGGCCGCTCTTGCTGGCCGCCCTGTTCGGAGCTACAGGCACTGACCAGCAGGGCAAGCGCGGACAGGGCCAGGCCCCGGCGCAGTAATCCGGCGGATGGACGGGAAGTGGGGTACATCATGGTAATAAGCTCCGTTTGATAACAGCGTTAAAAACAAAAAGGTAAAGAGAGTGGCGCCAGTAACGGCGGTCAGTGCTTGAGAATGCCGTGCAGGTAGATATCGAAAATCCGGTCAAAGCGCTCACTGAGCGGTCGACGGGGCAGGGGCGTGTGGCTGAGCACCACCGCTCCGTGCATCATGTCCCCGCACACCTCCATCCACTCCTGGGCGTCGATATCGCGCACCGGGTGGCGCTCGGCGATGCGCCCGAACATGGCGACCCAGTCCTCGCGCCCGGCGAGCATGTAGGAGAAGTACAGGGAGTTCTGGCATTCGCTGCGAAATTCCGCCCGCTCCTGAATGAACAGCTCAATCAGGTCCGGATTTTTCTCGAAGTACAGCAGGTAGGCGCGCATGCCTTCGCGCAGCTGCTCCAGCGGGTCCTCGGGTTGCTCGCGAGCATGCTCAATGGAGGCCTTGAGAGTCTCCAGATTAAAGCGCAGGGCCTCGGTAAACAGCGCCTCCTTGGTGGGGAAGTAACGGTAGACCGTACCTTTCCCGACCCCGGCGGCATCCGCCACGGCCTGCATATCCGCCACCTGATAGCCCCGCTCGGCAAAAATATGGGTGGCCACGGTCAGAATTTCTTCGCGCCGCTGCTCGGCGGATTTGTGCACGCGTTTGGGCTTTTCCGGTTCGGTCATGGGTCTCTCGATAATAAGACGGACTGGTCAGTCCGTTAATGATACGAGCCAGGACGACTTTGGATCAATCAAAGGAGTGTCAATAAACGTTAAGTCTGGGGGAGTGGTGGGCCCTGCTGGGTGTAGCCAAGCGTTTGCGAAGCATTGCTTCGCGCGCCGGCGGAACGACGCAAGGCTATACCTTGCGGCAGGATTAGTCCGCAGAGGTTCAGCACGACCGAAGGGAGTGGTGGGCCCTGCTGGACTTGAACCAGCGACCAATCGATTATGAGTCGACTGCTCTGACCAACTGAGCTAAGGGCCCTTATGGGGAGCCGGGCATTATAAAGACAAGGGACGAGCCTGACCAGCCCATAGCGGGTCGTTCGATCTACTTGTAGAGCCGGGGCGGATACTGTGCTACAAATAAAGAAGGTAAGTGAACTGGCGGCGGTATCCTCCAGTCCAAGAACGGACCACGCAGGCCCTGCTTGCGGGTATTAACCAGAAAGGTGGGAATATGGCGAACGAAGAGCATTCAACCCCGGAGTCACAACCGGCCAACCGAAGGCCCACCGCGACGATTGCCCTGGTCGTTATTGTCGTGGTGGTGATTGTGGCACTGAGCCTATACCTGTTTGGTCGGGACGATGAGCCGGAGCCGGCGCCGGAGCCCACACCGCCGGTACAGCAACCCGAGCCGGAACCTGAGCCTGAGCCCGAACCCGCGCCAGAGCCCGAGCCGGAACCGGAACCCGAGCCAGAACCCCAGCCCGAACCACTGCCGGAGCTGGACCAGAGCGATGAGCCAGCGCTCAATGAGCTGGAGGAGGCAACCGGCAATGACGATGTCGAGCGCCTGCTGGTCAACGAAGAGCTGATTCGTAAGGTGGTGCGCGCGGCGGCCGCCGCCCGTGATGGTAAAGTGGTCCATGAATATCGGCCGGTCGTGTCGCCGCCGCCACCACTGGCCGTGGCGAAGGTCGGCGAAGCCCGAACCGATGCTGAGCAGGAGTATCGGCTACTGGATGAGAACTTCCGGCGCTATGATCCCTACGTCGCCCTGTTGACCGAGAGCGATCCCGAGCAGTTGGCGGGTTGGTACCAGCGCTACCGTCCCCTGCTGGAGGAGGCTTTTGATGAACATGGCGTCAACAATGGGTCCTTCCACGAGGTGGTGCTCGATACCATCGATGAGCTGCTTGAGGCGCCGGAACCACCCAGTGACATTCGCCTGCACCGACCCAAAGTGTTTTACGAGTACCGGGATCCAGAACTGGAAGCCTTATCGGACTTGCAGAAGCTGATGATTCGCATGGGGCCCGAGCACCACCGTGCCGTCAAACAGGCCCTGAGGGCGCTGCGCGACGAGCTGGAGGCGCTGCCGGAGGCTGAATGACCGGCGTATGGTTGCCGGGAGAAATGGCCGGGCCGATGACACATCGGCCCGGTTTTTTGTTTGCCCGGCGAAGCCGGCAAACCCGGTCGTCTGAAAGAAGATGACATCACCCCGACTGAGGGGAAGATAATCCGACTGGCAAGGGCGTCACTGGCCAACGGTGGGGTCTGAAGGAAGCCATAGGAGGTCAACGGTACACAACGACAGTGAACCTGCTTCGGCAGCACAGGTGGGTAAGCGTGCAAGATAGCGCGAAGCCCGATACTCAGTCAGACCTGTGTTGTGATTGAGGGTGGCATCGTTGACGGGGAGCCGGTGCAGTAACCGGGGAAGCCTGACACCGAATCCGGCCGTGCCGGATGCTGGGGCGCAAGGCGAGAGCCGAGGTCACAGTGGGTGCGAGGTGGCAGATGAAGCCGTAGTAGTGAAGAAGTTCCGACCGAAGAAGCCTGGTAACAGTGCGGAGGACAAAGCCGGAACGACCGCTGGCGGAGGTTCAGCGGGCCGAGCGGAGCCAAAAGCCCCGCTGGGATGCGAAGGGCGGAAGTCATTAGCGAGTATGACGGACGACGAGCGAGCGGTGGACGCTGTGTTCACAAGCAGCCCGACGGGGCTGGCACGTGCATTGAGGCGCTGCGGGAACGTGGTGGCTTCGGTGTTCTGCGAACCAGGCAGTAGGGCGATACCGTGGCGGACGATTGCCACAGCGCTAGCACCCGGGCGGATCGCTTGAACCAGGCCGGCAGCCAGACCGACCCTCGAAGCCGTCATCACGGAGATGCGCAGGCATGAGGAGATACTACAGTCTGTACGGGCACCTGCTGTCAAAGCAGCGTCTGTATGAAGCCTTCAGACACGTCAAACGCAACAAAGGTGCGGCCGGAATCGATGGGCAGAGCCTGAGTGCGTTCGAGGCGAATCTGGAGGTGGAGCTGTCGTGCCTGCTACTCGAGCTGAAGGAGAAGCGCTATCGGGCGCGACCGGTCAGACGTGTGGTCATTGCCAAGGAGGATGGCGGTGAGCGTCTGCTGGGCATTCCGACGGTTCGGGACCGGGTAGTGCAACAGGCGTTGCGCGGCATCATAGAACCGATCTTCGAGCCGGACTTCCACCCGTCGAGTTACGGGTATCGTCCGGGACGCCGTGCTCACCACGCCATTGGCAAGGCGGAGTTGTTCGTCCGCCGCTATCGGCGCGAATGGGTCGTGGACATGGACCTGTCGAAATGCTTCGACACCCTCAATCACGACCTGATCATCCGCCGGTTCCGCCGACGGATCACGGACGGCAGTGTTCTGTCACTGCTGCGCCAGTTTCTGGAAAGCGGAGTCATGGTGGGGCACCACCTCGAAGAGACGACGTTGGGCAGCCCGCAGGGCGGCGTGATCAGTCCATTGATTGCAAACGTCTATCTGGACGCCTTCGACCAGTTCATGAAAGCGCGGGGTCACCGCATCGTCCGCTACGCGGACGACATCTTGATCCTGTGCGGCTCACGAGCGGGTGCGGAGAATGCGTTACGGGTGGCCCAAGGGTATCTGGAAGGAGAGCTGAAGCTGAGGGTGAATGCCACCAAGACCCACATCGCCCACAGCGATGAGGGGGTGAAGTTCCTGGGTGTGGTGATCCACACTAAGTACACCCGCATCCAGGACAAGAAGGTGGTGAAACTCAAGCAGACGCTCAAAGCGCTGACCAAGCGAAACCGTGGAATCGGACTTATGCAGATCATCCGCGAGTTGAATCCGGTGCTGCGGGGCTTTGCCGGCTACTTCCGGGTAGCGAACTGCGCTCGGGTTCTGAAGCAGGTGATGAGATGGCTGAGGCGTCGTCTACGCTGCATCCAGCTCACCCAGTGGAAGAAACCGAGCCGGCTACATCGGAGGCTGAAACAGCTGGGCTACCGCCCGCCGTTCAAGTCCATCAAGATGCGTAGCTGGCGCAACGCGGCGTCGCCGCTGGCGCATCATGCGATCCCCAATGCCTACCTGCACGATGAACTGAGGTTGGTAGACCTGACCAAGGTTCGAACCGGCATCACTGTCCCCGAGCTCGGGGTAAGTTAATGGCATGAGCCGTATACGTGGCCCGTATGTACGGTTCTGTGAGAGGGCTGAGGCGGAGACGCCTCACCCTACTCGATTGTGGCCGAGGGGGACAAAAATTTGTTTGACAACGTTGTCCCGAGCAATTACAGTGACCCTTCCAGTATCGTTTGCTGGAGCTCTCTCTCACCTGTTGCGGGGTCGGTGGCAGTGCCCGTCCCCGCTTTTTTGAGCGGGGAGAACCACAGGCGGACAATCAACTAGTATGGCGGCCTCCGGGGCGCCGCGTGTAGAGCCGAACAAGGGCCCGGGTTACTGGGTTGTGATGCAGAATAAGAGGTTGTTTATGGTCAGTGCCCCAACCAATGAGCACTACTATCTGGGAATTGATGGTGGCGGGAGTAAATGCAAAGCCAGCATTGCCGATGCCAGTGGGCGCGTGCTCGGCAGCGCTCTGGCGGGGCCGGCCAACCCCTTGCACGGTGTTGAGCAGACACTGCAGTCTATTGAAAGTGCGGCGCGCCGCGCATTGAAAGAGGCCGGGTTACCGGCACAAACACTCGGCCGGCTGGTGGCGGGAGCGGGGCTGGCGGGAGTGAATCTGCCCAGCCTGTATCGGGTCATCAGTGACTGGCCCCATCCGTTTGCGGAACTGCATCTGACCACGGATTTGCGCATTGCGCTTCTCGGTGCCCATCAGCAAGACGAGGGGGCGGTTATTGTCACCGGGACCGGCTCCTGCGGTTATGTCCGGACCGCGGGTGTGGATCATCTGCTGGGGGGGCACGGGTTTCCCTATGGCGATCAGGGTAGCGGCGCCTGGATGGGACTGGAAGCGATCAAGACGGTCCTGCTGGCCTCGGATGATCTCGGACCAAAAACCCGGTTGATCGAGAGTGTGGCTGAGCTACTGCAGGCGCGTGGCCTGGCGATTGTCGAACGGATGTCGGGCAAGCCGTCGAGTGATTACGCTCGCCTGGCACCGCTGGTATTTGACGCCGCCGAGGCCGGCGATCCGGTGGCGCTGGACATTCTTCGCGACGGAGCACGCTACATCAGTGCCATGGCGCGCAAGCTGCTGGCTTACCAGCCACCGCGGCTGTCACTGATCGGGGGAATGGCCGAGCGCCTGGAGACCTGGCTGGATCGGGATGTGGCCGAGCGGTTGTCCCGGCCTCTCGGGCCACCGGAAGCCGGAGCGCTGTTGTTCGCGCGCCAGCAGAGCGCATTGGCCAATACCGCCTGAACGCTATCAACACAATACGATAACAATTCTGAACGTCGATTCGCGAGGCTGCTATGACCACCGACACCACTGCCCGGGCTCCGGCCACTTCCAGCGCACTCATTCCGATGACCATTATCGGTGTGCTGTTTTTTGTGTTTGGCTTTGTGACCTGGCTGAACGGCGCACTGATTCCCTTTCTGAAAATCGTCTGTGAGCTCAATGAGTTTCAGGCGCTGTTCGTCACCTTCGCGTTTTACATCGCCTATACCGTCATGGCACTGCCTGCAGCGCTGGTGTTGCGCCGCACCGGGTACAAGACCGGGATGGTCATTGGCCTGGCGGTGATGGCGGTGGGGTCGCTGGTGTTCATTCCCGCTGCCCAGTCCAGTCACTATGTCGTGTTTCTATTGGCGCTGTTTATTCTCGGTACCGGGTTGACCTTATTGCAGACCGCCGCCAATCCCTACATCGTGTGTATTGGTCCGCGCGAGAGTGCCGCCATGCGGATGAGCATCATGGGGCTGTTGAACAAGGCCGCCGGGGTGGTGGCTCCCGTGGTGTTTACGCTCTGGGTGCTGACCGGCATGGACCAGTTCGACGAGGATGTGCTGTTGGCGCTGAGCGCCGAGGCGCGCGCGGAGCGGTTGGCGGAGCTGTCCAATCGCCTCGTGGTGCCCTATCTGTACATGGCCGGGGCGCTACTGGCCCTGATGCTGTTTGTACAGTTCTCATCCCTGCCGGAGTTGAACGTCGACGCCGAAAGTGACGACGAAGCGGGGGATAAGCTGGGCATCCTCAATCATCCCCAGGCAATTCTGGGAGCGATCGCGCTGTTCATGTACGTCGGGGTGGAAGTGATCGCCGGCGATACGATCGGGCTCTATGGGCGGCGAATGGATGTGGCCCACTTCGGTTCACTGACGGCCTACACCATGACGTTTATGGTCATCGGGTATGTGGTCGGCGTGCTGTGCATTCCCCGTTTTCTCAGCCAGGCGAGGGCGCTGGCCGGGTCTGCCATTTTCGGTGTGCTGTTCACGGTGGGGGTATTGACCGGGTCCGGCGATAGCGACTGGATTGCTTCTGTTCTGTTTGGCTGGCTGGGCATTCCCACGGTGCCCAACACGGTCATGTTCCTGGCGCTGCTGGGGTTGGCCAATGCCTTGTGCTGGCCGGCGATCTGGCCCCTGTCGCTGGCGGATCTGGGTAAATACACCAGTGTCGGCTCGGCGCTGCTGATCATGGGAATTGCCGGCGGGGCGGTGATCCCGCTGTTGTATGGCCACTTTGCGGAAACCACCAGTAATCAGGCGGCCTACTGGGTGATGCTCCCCTGCTACGCCTACATTCTGTTTTATGCCCTGAAAGGGCACA is a window of Marinimicrobium sp. C6131 DNA encoding:
- a CDS encoding efflux RND transporter periplasmic adaptor subunit; this translates as MMYPTSRPSAGLLRRGLALSALALLVSACSSEQGGQQERPPSPVTTTEVQAQAAQHQVEYPGRVRGATEVSVRARVSGILESRNYEEGTAVEAGQTLFQIEPDTYQDAVKAAEAELASAEAQQLRAEREWERVKGLFERNAVSERERDQARADSRAADARLEAAESALSNARRQLRYSRVEAPVSGLTSMEALTEGNLVEAGTVLTHIVQHDPVHIYFALPEEDATAQRVAREALRNDDSEREARLVLPDGSEYARAGQVDFADRRIDPMTGSVQMRAVFPNPDSELIPGQFVRIRLALADYDNAILVDPTAVGQGPEGPQVFTIGEDNTASAQAVKLGPVIDGRQLILEGLEAGSQLVINGQVALRDGAAVQVTNADQNASDQEG
- a CDS encoding TetR/AcrR family transcriptional regulator; the encoded protein is MTEPEKPKRVHKSAEQRREEILTVATHIFAERGYQVADMQAVADAAGVGKGTVYRYFPTKEALFTEALRFNLETLKASIEHAREQPEDPLEQLREGMRAYLLYFEKNPDLIELFIQERAEFRSECQNSLYFSYMLAGREDWVAMFGRIAERHPVRDIDAQEWMEVCGDMMHGAVVLSHTPLPRRPLSERFDRIFDIYLHGILKH
- a CDS encoding DUF3014 domain-containing protein — its product is MANEEHSTPESQPANRRPTATIALVVIVVVVIVALSLYLFGRDDEPEPAPEPTPPVQQPEPEPEPEPEPAPEPEPEPEPEPEPQPEPLPELDQSDEPALNELEEATGNDDVERLLVNEELIRKVVRAAAAARDGKVVHEYRPVVSPPPPLAVAKVGEARTDAEQEYRLLDENFRRYDPYVALLTESDPEQLAGWYQRYRPLLEEAFDEHGVNNGSFHEVVLDTIDELLEAPEPPSDIRLHRPKVFYEYRDPELEALSDLQKLMIRMGPEHHRAVKQALRALRDELEALPEAE
- the ltrA gene encoding group II intron reverse transcriptase/maturase, yielding MRRYYSLYGHLLSKQRLYEAFRHVKRNKGAAGIDGQSLSAFEANLEVELSCLLLELKEKRYRARPVRRVVIAKEDGGERLLGIPTVRDRVVQQALRGIIEPIFEPDFHPSSYGYRPGRRAHHAIGKAELFVRRYRREWVVDMDLSKCFDTLNHDLIIRRFRRRITDGSVLSLLRQFLESGVMVGHHLEETTLGSPQGGVISPLIANVYLDAFDQFMKARGHRIVRYADDILILCGSRAGAENALRVAQGYLEGELKLRVNATKTHIAHSDEGVKFLGVVIHTKYTRIQDKKVVKLKQTLKALTKRNRGIGLMQIIRELNPVLRGFAGYFRVANCARVLKQVMRWLRRRLRCIQLTQWKKPSRLHRRLKQLGYRPPFKSIKMRSWRNAASPLAHHAIPNAYLHDELRLVDLTKVRTGITVPELGVS
- the nagK gene encoding N-acetylglucosamine kinase gives rise to the protein MVSAPTNEHYYLGIDGGGSKCKASIADASGRVLGSALAGPANPLHGVEQTLQSIESAARRALKEAGLPAQTLGRLVAGAGLAGVNLPSLYRVISDWPHPFAELHLTTDLRIALLGAHQQDEGAVIVTGTGSCGYVRTAGVDHLLGGHGFPYGDQGSGAWMGLEAIKTVLLASDDLGPKTRLIESVAELLQARGLAIVERMSGKPSSDYARLAPLVFDAAEAGDPVALDILRDGARYISAMARKLLAYQPPRLSLIGGMAERLETWLDRDVAERLSRPLGPPEAGALLFARQQSALANTA
- a CDS encoding sugar MFS transporter — protein: MREAAMTTDTTARAPATSSALIPMTIIGVLFFVFGFVTWLNGALIPFLKIVCELNEFQALFVTFAFYIAYTVMALPAALVLRRTGYKTGMVIGLAVMAVGSLVFIPAAQSSHYVVFLLALFILGTGLTLLQTAANPYIVCIGPRESAAMRMSIMGLLNKAAGVVAPVVFTLWVLTGMDQFDEDVLLALSAEARAERLAELSNRLVVPYLYMAGALLALMLFVQFSSLPELNVDAESDDEAGDKLGILNHPQAILGAIALFMYVGVEVIAGDTIGLYGRRMDVAHFGSLTAYTMTFMVIGYVVGVLCIPRFLSQARALAGSAIFGVLFTVGVLTGSGDSDWIASVLFGWLGIPTVPNTVMFLALLGLANALCWPAIWPLSLADLGKYTSVGSALLIMGIAGGAVIPLLYGHFAETTSNQAAYWVMLPCYAYILFYALKGHKLRHWKS